A single genomic interval of Devosia oryziradicis harbors:
- a CDS encoding aspartate aminotransferase family protein, producing MPFTANRQFKKSPRMFVAAKDMHYTTSDGRQVLDGTAGLWCVNAGHARPKIVEAIASQAAELDYAPAFQMGHPKAFELANRIVDIAPKGLDHVLFTNSGSESVETALKVALAYHRVKGDGSRFRLIGRERGYHGVNFGGISVGGIVTNRKMFGSLLTGVDHMPHTHNLTKNAFSKGLPEHGVDLADELERIVTLHDASTIAAVIVEPVAGSTGVLIPPAGYLKRLREITKKHGILLIFDEVITGFGRLGTPFGADYFGVTPDIMVTAKGLTNGVIPMGAVLVSAEIHDAFMQGPEHVIEFFHGYTYSGNPIASAAGLATLETYKDEGLLTRGAELAPVWQDALHSLKGEPHVIDIRNIGLVGAIELEPIAGSPTKRAFSAFLKCFEDGYLIRTTGDIIAMSPPLIVSEAQIGELIDGVRTALRSID from the coding sequence ATGCCGTTTACCGCCAATCGGCAGTTCAAGAAATCCCCGCGCATGTTCGTCGCCGCCAAGGACATGCACTACACCACTTCCGATGGCCGCCAGGTGCTCGATGGCACGGCGGGCCTGTGGTGCGTCAATGCCGGCCATGCCCGACCCAAGATCGTCGAGGCTATTGCGAGCCAGGCTGCGGAGCTCGACTACGCGCCGGCATTCCAGATGGGCCATCCCAAGGCCTTCGAGCTCGCCAACCGCATCGTCGACATCGCCCCCAAGGGGCTCGACCACGTCCTGTTCACCAATTCGGGCTCTGAATCGGTCGAGACTGCGCTGAAGGTCGCGCTGGCCTATCACCGCGTAAAGGGCGACGGCAGCCGGTTCCGGCTGATCGGCCGCGAACGCGGCTATCACGGCGTCAATTTCGGCGGCATTTCGGTGGGCGGCATCGTCACCAACCGCAAGATGTTTGGCAGCCTGCTGACCGGCGTCGACCACATGCCGCACACGCATAACCTGACCAAGAACGCCTTCTCGAAGGGCCTGCCCGAACATGGCGTCGATCTCGCCGATGAGCTCGAGCGTATTGTTACCCTGCATGATGCTTCGACCATCGCCGCGGTCATCGTCGAGCCCGTCGCCGGTTCGACCGGCGTCTTGATCCCTCCCGCCGGCTATCTCAAGCGCCTGCGCGAGATCACCAAGAAGCACGGCATCCTCTTGATCTTCGACGAGGTCATCACCGGCTTCGGGCGCCTGGGCACCCCCTTCGGCGCCGACTATTTCGGCGTAACGCCCGACATCATGGTCACTGCCAAGGGCCTGACCAATGGCGTCATCCCCATGGGCGCGGTGCTCGTTTCGGCCGAAATCCACGACGCCTTCATGCAGGGCCCGGAACACGTCATCGAGTTCTTCCACGGCTACACCTATTCGGGTAACCCGATCGCATCGGCCGCAGGCCTTGCCACCCTCGAAACCTACAAGGACGAGGGTCTCCTGACCCGCGGCGCCGAGCTGGCTCCGGTCTGGCAGGACGCTTTGCATTCGCTCAAGGGCGAGCCGCATGTCATCGACATCAGGAATATCGGCCTTGTCGGCGCCATCGAGCTCGAACCCATCGCCGGCTCGCCCACCAAACGCGCCTTCTCCGCCTTCCTCAAATGCTTCGAGGACGGCTACCTGATCCGCACCACCGGCGACATCATCGCCATGTCCCCGCCGCTGATCGTCTCGGAAGCCCAGATCGGCGAATTGATCGACGGCGTGCGCACCGCGCTGAGGAGCATCGACTGA
- a CDS encoding TetR family transcriptional regulator C-terminal domain-containing protein → MPPSKLKSADPSAAPKRQHKADAKAAAAHTHPKPRPLTRIQREKQDVILEAALEVFSVHGFRGATIDQIAEVAGMSKPNLLYYFPRKEEIHRRLMAALLETWLAPLQEMNADGDPFPEIRSYIRRKLEMARDYPRESRLFANEMLQGAPRISEMIEIDLKNLVDEKAKVLLGWMDEGKLARTDPYHLIFSIWATTQHYADFDVQVRAVLGKDRGGEGRFEDAARYLEQLFLYGLTPQRRR, encoded by the coding sequence ATGCCGCCCTCAAAGCTGAAAAGTGCCGATCCATCAGCCGCGCCCAAGCGGCAGCACAAGGCCGACGCCAAGGCGGCTGCAGCGCATACCCATCCAAAGCCGCGCCCGCTGACCCGCATCCAGCGGGAAAAGCAGGACGTGATCCTGGAGGCGGCGCTGGAGGTGTTTTCGGTGCATGGCTTTCGCGGCGCGACGATCGACCAGATCGCCGAAGTGGCCGGGATGAGCAAACCCAACCTGCTCTACTATTTTCCGCGCAAAGAAGAGATCCACCGCCGGCTGATGGCGGCCCTGCTCGAAACCTGGCTGGCGCCGCTACAGGAAATGAACGCCGATGGCGATCCGTTTCCCGAAATCCGCTCCTATATCCGGCGCAAGCTGGAAATGGCGCGCGACTATCCTCGCGAAAGTCGGCTCTTTGCCAACGAGATGCTGCAAGGTGCGCCACGCATCAGCGAGATGATCGAGATCGATCTCAAGAACCTGGTCGACGAAAAGGCCAAGGTCCTGCTGGGTTGGATGGACGAGGGCAAGCTGGCGCGCACCGACCCCTATCACCTGATCTTCTCGATCTGGGCGACGACGCAGCATTACGCCGATTTCGACGTGCAGGTGCGTGCGGTGCTGGGCAAGGACCGGGGTGGAGAGGGCCGCTTCGAGGATGCCGCACGCTATCTCGAGCAACTGTTCCTGTACGGCCTGACACCGCAGCGACGGCGATAG
- a CDS encoding dihydrofolate reductase family protein yields MTQHVHAHMSLSLDGIGTGVNQSREKPFGDGMEGEPLHRWMFEDGDNNRAEIDAICDYGAFIMGRNMFAAPGPDAWEPEWKGWWGPNPPYHAPVFVLTHHQRPPIEMEGGTVFHFVTEGPEVALSKARAAAGQRNLVVAGGVSTLRHYLNRGDVDFVHLQIAPVVLGRGERLWDGLTAKLEPIGARATRFATHMDYRVSKAD; encoded by the coding sequence ATGACCCAGCACGTCCATGCGCATATGAGCCTGTCGCTCGATGGCATCGGCACCGGCGTGAACCAGAGCCGTGAAAAGCCATTTGGCGACGGGATGGAGGGGGAGCCGCTGCATCGCTGGATGTTCGAGGATGGCGACAATAACCGGGCCGAAATCGACGCCATCTGCGACTATGGCGCCTTCATCATGGGCCGGAACATGTTCGCTGCGCCCGGCCCCGACGCGTGGGAGCCGGAATGGAAAGGCTGGTGGGGCCCCAATCCGCCCTACCACGCACCGGTTTTCGTGCTGACCCACCACCAGCGCCCGCCCATCGAAATGGAGGGCGGCACGGTGTTTCACTTCGTCACCGAGGGGCCCGAAGTGGCGCTGTCCAAAGCCCGCGCCGCGGCAGGCCAACGCAACCTCGTGGTTGCCGGCGGGGTCAGCACGCTGCGCCACTATCTCAACCGCGGGGATGTCGACTTCGTGCACCTGCAGATTGCGCCGGTGGTGCTGGGCCGGGGTGAGCGTCTCTGGGACGGATTGACGGCAAAGCTGGAACCGATCGGGGCGCGCGCCACCCGGTTCGCCACCCACATGGACTATCGGGTCAGCAAGGCGGACTGA
- a CDS encoding GGDEF domain-containing protein yields the protein MFTQSFDRPGTPTATAAGHRDEHHGMRTIGRLVLLCAIGLVVAAALLVITAFQVARNLDETSLAAERLRAANAIDALSAKGALSDDDVALIGQVGGLEGAHLSYELIADARLQQIPLLAGQGPSGSYLTWTRANTAEQVLLRFAPIRLPIIGGMLLLVLTVLIQLRRVVGDIERQRRLAHRQSRSDALTGLANRLAFDTVLADMAAAEEPFALVLFDLDRFKQVNDVHGHAAGDDVLRTVGSRLSSLVEGADLLARLGGDEFALLSTTRVDRDTLTALARRCIAAIEQPILITGESVRVGVSLGIVPSGDLGLPPATLMGAADAALYRAKSRPGSRYHFAGDEPARAAGLLPLSLLPA from the coding sequence ATGTTTACGCAATCTTTCGATCGGCCCGGCACCCCGACCGCAACCGCGGCAGGGCATCGGGACGAACATCATGGCATGAGGACCATCGGCCGGCTGGTGCTGCTTTGCGCCATTGGGCTGGTCGTGGCCGCCGCGCTCTTGGTGATAACGGCATTCCAGGTCGCGCGGAACCTTGACGAGACCAGCCTGGCCGCCGAGCGGCTGCGGGCCGCCAATGCCATCGACGCGCTGTCTGCCAAAGGCGCCCTATCCGACGACGACGTCGCCCTGATCGGCCAGGTCGGCGGCCTTGAAGGGGCTCACCTCAGCTACGAGCTGATTGCCGATGCGCGGCTGCAGCAGATTCCACTTCTGGCCGGGCAGGGACCATCCGGCAGCTACCTCACCTGGACGCGGGCCAACACGGCCGAGCAGGTCCTGCTGCGCTTTGCGCCAATCCGCCTGCCTATAATCGGGGGCATGCTGCTGCTGGTGCTGACCGTGCTTATCCAGCTGCGCCGGGTGGTAGGCGATATCGAGCGCCAGCGCCGTCTGGCGCACCGGCAGTCGCGCAGCGATGCCCTGACCGGCCTCGCCAATCGGCTGGCCTTTGATACGGTCCTGGCCGACATGGCTGCCGCCGAGGAGCCTTTTGCCCTTGTATTGTTCGATCTCGACCGCTTCAAGCAGGTGAACGACGTCCATGGCCACGCGGCTGGCGACGACGTGCTGCGCACCGTCGGTTCCCGGCTGTCGTCGCTGGTCGAGGGAGCAGACCTGCTGGCCCGGTTGGGAGGCGACGAGTTTGCCTTGCTCAGTACCACCAGGGTCGACAGGGACACCCTGACGGCACTGGCCCGTCGTTGCATTGCCGCTATCGAGCAGCCCATCCTGATCACAGGCGAAAGCGTCCGCGTCGGCGTGAGTCTGGGCATCGTGCCCTCCGGCGATCTGGGCCTGCCGCCCGCGACCTTGATGGGCGCCGCCGATGCCGCCCTCTACCGCGCCAAGTCCCGCCCCGGCAGCCGCTACCACTTTGCCGGTGACGAGCCGGCCCGTGCGGCGGGCCTGTTGCCCTTGTCTCTATTGCCAGCCTGA
- a CDS encoding septal ring lytic transglycosylase RlpA family protein, whose translation MPSLIRKAVSVVAVAATFLTLSTAAFAQCGGASWYGPGFNGKRAASGEIFNENAMTAAHRSLPFGTKVTVTDQRTGREIQVTINDRGPFHGSRIIDLSKAAATELGFRNRGTTSVCISAL comes from the coding sequence GTGCCTAGTTTGATTAGAAAAGCCGTTTCCGTCGTCGCAGTTGCTGCAACTTTTCTCACCCTTTCCACTGCAGCCTTTGCCCAATGCGGCGGCGCCTCCTGGTACGGTCCCGGTTTCAACGGGAAGCGGGCAGCGTCGGGAGAAATCTTCAACGAGAACGCCATGACGGCGGCGCATCGTTCCCTCCCCTTCGGCACCAAGGTCACCGTTACCGACCAGCGGACCGGCCGGGAAATCCAGGTGACCATCAATGACCGTGGACCGTTTCACGGCAGCCGGATCATCGATCTGAGCAAGGCGGCAGCCACCGAGCTGGGCTTCCGCAATCGCGGCACGACATCGGTCTGCATCAGCGCGCTCTGA
- a CDS encoding aldo/keto reductase encodes MQSNTLGAFGPVSRLTLGGGGIGQVWGPTSEDDAVATLRHAVDNGIDLIDAAPGYKICEARIGRAFEGKLPRGVRVTTKYSLGTVPEDEVYPRLRRSLESSLKDMRLERVDIMLLHSEIRPDDFHYPAGQPPRDERSTALSLYRSAVRPAFARLVEDGLIGHWGITGINHAAATIDAMSSGLLPVAVQAIANLLDSPGEMNGTGLAPRPRDVIAAAKAAGVGVMGVRAVQAGALTSGLDRADNSPTSADFHRAAPFRELCAQWGEDPAIVAHRYALGIEGVDTLVLGVKNVAELDQALVAERQGVLDPDQVAAIEALGLR; translated from the coding sequence ATGCAAAGCAACACACTCGGCGCTTTCGGACCGGTGAGCCGCCTGACCCTGGGCGGCGGCGGCATCGGCCAGGTCTGGGGCCCAACTTCGGAGGACGATGCCGTGGCAACCCTGCGGCACGCCGTCGACAACGGCATTGATCTCATCGACGCCGCGCCGGGATACAAGATCTGCGAGGCCAGGATCGGCCGCGCCTTCGAAGGCAAGCTGCCCAGGGGCGTTCGCGTTACCACCAAGTACAGCCTGGGCACGGTTCCCGAGGACGAGGTCTATCCGCGGCTGCGCCGTTCACTGGAATCCAGCCTGAAGGACATGCGGCTCGAGCGCGTCGACATCATGCTGCTGCATAGCGAAATCCGGCCCGATGACTTCCACTACCCAGCCGGCCAGCCGCCACGCGACGAACGCTCCACCGCCCTGTCGCTCTATCGCTCTGCCGTGCGACCGGCTTTCGCACGGCTGGTGGAGGACGGGCTGATCGGCCACTGGGGCATCACCGGCATCAATCACGCCGCCGCCACCATCGACGCGATGTCATCCGGTCTGCTGCCGGTGGCCGTACAGGCCATTGCCAACCTGCTTGACAGCCCCGGGGAGATGAACGGCACTGGCCTCGCCCCGCGCCCGCGCGATGTTATCGCCGCGGCCAAGGCCGCCGGCGTCGGCGTCATGGGTGTGCGCGCCGTGCAGGCCGGTGCCCTGACCTCGGGCCTCGACCGGGCGGATAATTCGCCGACCTCGGCCGACTTCCACCGCGCTGCCCCCTTCCGGGAGCTGTGCGCGCAATGGGGCGAGGACCCCGCCATCGTCGCGCATCGCTATGCCCTGGGGATCGAGGGCGTCGATACGCTGGTGCTGGGCGTCAAGAATGTCGCCGAGCTCGACCAGGCCCTGGTGGCCGAACGGCAGGGTGTGCTCGATCCCGACCAGGTGGCCGCCATCGAGGCGCTTGGCCTGCGTTGA
- a CDS encoding aldo/keto reductase has protein sequence MDRTTLGPLSVSSLSLGAMLFGTTTEEATSHRLLDGFVAEGGNFIDTSNNYAFWPANGRSGASEELLGRWLKDRGRRDDLVIATKTGALPSRPGAGLEDIQGLGKETIIRDIEDSLRRLGTDYVDLYYAHIDDRTTPLEETLAGFDAVVRSGKVRAIACSNHTVWRIERARQLSRQLGFPEYVGLQQHFSYFRPRPDSDLKRNATMGLRGGWGTEGGLRGQHLDYIRFNPEFRVIAYSPLLRGAYHHPEKMGAEIRTEDNARRRVALDAVAAELGATAGQVVLAWMMCSTPAIIPLMAVSNQEQLAENLGAAALKLTPEQMHRLDTAA, from the coding sequence ATGGACCGCACCACACTGGGCCCGCTTTCGGTTTCGAGCCTCTCGCTCGGCGCCATGCTGTTCGGCACCACCACCGAGGAGGCGACCTCGCACCGCCTGCTCGATGGCTTCGTTGCCGAAGGTGGCAACTTCATCGACACCTCCAACAACTATGCCTTCTGGCCCGCCAACGGGCGGTCGGGCGCCAGCGAGGAATTGCTCGGCCGCTGGCTGAAAGATCGGGGCCGGCGCGACGATCTCGTGATCGCCACCAAGACCGGCGCCTTGCCGAGCCGCCCCGGTGCCGGACTCGAGGACATCCAGGGCCTGGGCAAGGAGACGATTATTCGGGACATCGAGGATTCCCTGCGCCGCCTTGGCACCGATTATGTCGATCTCTACTATGCCCATATCGACGACCGCACCACGCCACTGGAGGAAACCCTGGCCGGGTTCGATGCCGTCGTCCGGTCGGGAAAGGTGCGGGCAATCGCCTGTTCCAACCATACCGTCTGGCGCATCGAGCGGGCGCGGCAGCTCAGCCGCCAGCTGGGCTTCCCTGAATATGTCGGGCTGCAGCAGCACTTCAGTTACTTCCGCCCGCGTCCGGACTCCGACCTCAAGCGTAACGCGACCATGGGCCTGCGCGGCGGCTGGGGCACCGAGGGCGGGTTGCGCGGCCAGCATCTCGACTATATTCGCTTCAACCCCGAATTCCGCGTCATCGCCTATTCGCCCCTGCTGCGCGGCGCCTATCACCACCCTGAGAAAATGGGCGCCGAAATCCGCACCGAGGATAATGCGAGGCGGCGCGTCGCTCTGGACGCGGTGGCGGCAGAACTGGGCGCCACCGCCGGCCAGGTTGTCCTTGCCTGGATGATGTGTTCCACACCGGCCATCATCCCCCTGATGGCGGTTTCCAACCAGGAGCAGCTTGCCGAGAATCTCGGCGCCGCCGCACTCAAACTGACACCCGAGCAGATGCATCGGCTCGACACCGCAGCCTGA
- a CDS encoding DUF1127 domain-containing protein, whose product MFEPLTRKFTDWRLRRIAIRKLHTLDDRLLNDVGTSRDDIACFVAAAADC is encoded by the coding sequence ATGTTCGAACCCCTGACCCGGAAATTCACCGACTGGCGCCTGCGCCGCATTGCCATCCGCAAGCTGCACACGCTGGACGATCGCCTGCTGAACGATGTCGGCACCAGCCGCGACGACATCGCCTGCTTCGTCGCCGCCGCCGCCGATTGCTGA